The Deltaproteobacteria bacterium genome contains the following window.
ATCGCCGGGGGGAGCATGCCGGCAAGGCCTTCAATGTGGTCGGTCTGGCCAAAGGCTCGGGCATGATCGCCCCCAACATGGCCACCATGCTGTGCTTCGTGTGCACCGATATCGGTGCCGATCCCGGCAGTCTCAAAACGATGCTGGTAACATCCGTGAACAACTCGTTGAACACCATCATCATCGACGGCGACACCAGCACCAACGACACCACCCTTATTCTGGCCAACGGCCTTTCCGGCATATCCCTGGAAACCCCGGCCTTAAAAGCCTCGTTTCAGCGGGTTCTGGACGATGTCCTGATCACTCTCGCACGGGCGTTGGTCAAGGACGGCGAAGGAGCCACCAAGGTGGTCCAAATCGATGTCAGAGGCGCCGTGACATCGGCGGATGCCAGGACGGTTGCCGAAACCGTTGCCAATTCCCCGCTGGTTAAAACCGCCGTTTTCGGACAGGACGCCAACTGGGGAAGAATCGCCGCCGCCGCGGGAAGAGCCGGCATACCGCTGGACCCGGACCGCCTGGACATATTTTTCAACGACGTACAGATTGTTTCCCAGGGGTTGAGCCGCGGCGATCGGGCTGAAGCGGCCGCCACAACCGTACTGAAACTGCCCGAATTTTCTATCACCATCGATCTCAACGGCGGTCCTGGCGAAGCCTCCGTGCTGACATGTGATTTTTCCATCGACTACGTAAAAATCAACGCCGACTACCGCTCCTAATCGATGTTCCCGGTCATCGTCGATGACCGGGGGCATCGATCGGTTTACGCGGCTTCGCCGCTTTTTTGCAAGTTATCTGATCCGTCGGGGTATTTTTTTCCGTCATCCCCGAGAAGGCGGGATTCCGGAAAGCGATTGGCTATATGCCCTGGTTCCCCGCTTTCGCGGGGATGACAAAGGCTTTAAGCTAAAACTCCCCGACCCTTCCATTTAAACAGGGTCCCAGGGACCGAGGATTCAAGGGGTCGGGTGGGAAAAAGCCCATAGCTGATAGCAAGCGATGAGCTATGACCTGTCAGCTATCAGCTCATCGCCGTTCCACTTGGATCCTCGAACCCTGGAATCCTTGAATTCTTGGGTGCAAATATGCAACCAGTAAGACTTCAAAAATTTCTCTCAATGGCCGGGTTCTGTTCGCGGCGCAAAGGCGAGGTGTTCATCACCCAGGGACGGGTCAAGGTCAACGGGCAGACCGTCACGGAGTTGGGGACCAAAATCGATCCCGCCAACGACCGGGTGGAAGTCGATGGGCAAAAGCTGAGGCGGCAGGAAGAGCGAATCTACATCGCCCTGAACAAACCCAGAGGCTACGTAACCTCCTGCGCGCAGGACGACGCATCCATCGTTACCGATCTTATCGACATTCCCCAGCGCGTCTATCCCATCGGCCGCCTGGACAAGGACTCGACCGGCCTGCTGCTTTTAACCAACGACGGCGCCCTGCACCACCGCCTGCTCCATCCCTCATTCGACCACGAAAAGGAGTATGTGGTCACTACGGCCAGGCCCGTCTCATCGAAATCCATTGCCGCCATGCGGGCGGGCATGGTCATTCAAGGCGAGAAAACCAGACCCGCCAGGGTCAAAAAAATGTCTAGCCACCGCCTGTCGATTCAGCTCAAGGAGGGCAAAAACCGGCAGATTCGCCGCATGATCAGGAAGGGAAACAACCATGTCACCCGTCTGAAAAGAATCCGCGTTGCCGGCATCCACCTGGGCGACCTCCCCGAAGGATCCTGGCGGTATCTCACGGAAAAGGAAATCCTGTCACTCGAGGGCTGAACCACACCGACATGTCGACCGGAGATGCTTTCCGCCTCTTTCTAACTTTAATCGCCTTTTCTTCAAGTGTAAGTGTTTACCTGTCAACCTTTTTGACTGTGGCAATCAGCCCGGCCAGTGTGCCGGCCAGGTCCAGGACCGTAAACGGCTTTTCCACAAATTCGTGAATGCCCAGGTTGCCCTTGTCTTCGAGTTCGTTCGCCTGCACATTGCCGGAAATCAAAACACGAACGCTGCCCGGCCGGAATGCGTCAGTGGCTTTGAGAAACTCCATACCGTTCATCCCGGAAAGCGTGTAATCGCTGACGATGATGTCGAAGTGCTCCCGCTTCAACGCCTCCATGCCCTCCTCCGCGCTTTCCACGGTTCTGATCGTGCAGCCGCGGCTGGTAAAGGCCAGGTCGAGAGAGTCGCGGATGAGTCCATCGTCGTCCACCAACAGCGTTTTCTTGGTTTTCAATGTTTCAAAAGGGTCCATGTTCAGCCTTTTCTTCCTTGTGATAGCCATTTTATTTTGCTAAAAGTGTGCCAATTTTCAAAAATAACTTATTTTCTTTTTATTACTGTCAGTTAACTATTTATTCCTCAAGGCAACACCCCTGCGGTTTTATTTGCCCTGGCGTTTTTCACGCATTTGGTTGGGGGATATGACCCAATTGGGGGAAATGGCACAGAAATCAACCGCCTTCGGCTAAAACCGGAGGCTTGAAGGATTCAGGGGCAGGGAATGAAAATTTCTCACGGCAAGCCACCGGGTGTCGTCCGATCGAACAGCGCCATCCAAATCGTCATCGCCATCGAAAACGAAACGCCCCATTCCCGATTTCGATGGCGATTTGGATTTCGATTGGGAACCGCAGCAGGTTTAAGGTGAATTAACCTTTAACAGAGATCAAAAATTGAAGTCGTTCCCATTAGATGAGGGATTATCGATCGTCAAGGCATTTTTTTCTGCGATACCTGAACTTGTCCCGCGATAGGCCCAACAGCTTGGCCGCACGGCTCTCGTTGCCTCCGGCCATTTCAAGGGCGTCTGTAAAATACCTTCTTTCAATGGAAGCCATGAGGGCGGAGAAATCGACACCGTCGGCAGTCAGCCGCGGCATGGCGCCCTCACCCGATGCCGTTGCGGTTGCAGGTGCCGCCGGCGGTCGCCCTCTCAGATTCAGGTGCTCCGGCGTCAGTTCCACACCCTCCCCCATCAAAACCGCGCGTTCCATGATGTTCTTCAGTTCGCGAACATTGCCGGTCCATTCATGGGACTTCAGGGCCGTTTCCGCCGGCAGCGAAATGCGGTTGAACGACTTGCCGAACTTTTTGTTGAACTCTAGCAGAAAATGCTTGGCGATCAGCAGGATGTCCTCCCGGCGCTCGTTGAGGGAAGGCACCTCGATCTTGACCACCGCCAGCCGGAAGTAAAGGTCCTCCCGGAAATTGCCGTCCGAAATCATCCCGGGAAGCCCCCGGTTAGTAGCCGAAACCACCCTGGGCCGCACGGATCGCTTCCGGGTGCCCCCCACCCGGTAGTACTCGCCATCCTCCAAAAACCGCAGGAGTTTTGCCTGGGCGGACATGCTCAGGTCACCGACCTCGTCCATAAAAAGGGTTCCGTCAGCCGCCTGCTCCACGAGCCCCTGCTTCCCCCTGGCGTCGGCACCGCTGAAGGCGCCCTTCTCATATCCGAAAAGCTCGCTTTCGACGAGTTCCTTGGGTATGGCGGCGCAGTTCATGCTCACCAGCGGCCCCTTGAAAAGCGGGCTGCGGTAGTGAATCGCCTTGGCAATCAGTTCCTTGCCCGTACCGGTTTCCCCGACAATCAGCACCGGGGTGTCCGGGCTGGCCGCGACCTTTTTGACCACTTCCATCACATCCTGAACGACATTGCTCTCACCGATGAAGCAGGGAAGATTTTCCTTGAGAACCTTTTCGTGCAGTCCCTGGATCTCTTTGCGCATGGCAATCGTCTCCAGGGCGTTTTTGATGTTGCCGAGCAGTGTTTCCATTTTAAGCGGCTTGACCATGTAATCGAAAGCGCCCAGCCTCATGGCCTTGATTACCGTGTCGACATCCTCGAACGCGGTGATCATGATGACCACGATGTCCGGGTAGCGGGATTTCATGGCTTGAAGCGCCTCGACACCGCTCATCCCGGGAAGCCCGATGTCCATGAGCACAAGATCCGGCACACGCTCCTCCAGAGCGTCGATGGCCGCTTCCGCGGATTCGAAGCTCCGGACCCGGTACTCCCGGTTGAGGGCCAGAGACACGCCTTCTCTAGCCACCTCCTCATCATCGACAATAAAAATCGAGTAGTCGGTCATCGCGGATACATCCTTTTCTCCACAGGCAGATCAACGACGAATTCCGCACCGTCCCATTCGCTGCGACCGACCGTAATGGTGCCCCCGTGATCGACCACGATTCTCTGGGCGATGCTGAGTCCGATTCCCGACCCGTCGGACCGGGTTGTAAAAAACGGATCGAAAATTTTATCCGCCATGTCTTCGGGAATGCCGGGCCCCGAGTCCGACACGCTCACACACACCCTGTTTTTGGCGGCATATGAAGCGACACGGATGCGTTTATCCGCCCCCCCCCTTTCCACGGCAACGGCGGCGTTGTTGATCAGGTTGAGGGCTACCTGCTCCATCAGGTGTGTGTCGCCGTAGCATAGGGGCAGGGAACCCTGCAGATCCTTTTCTATGGCGATGCCTTTTTTGCGCACGGCCACCGCCGACAGGCCGATGGCTTCTTCGAGGGCGTCGTTGATCCTGATCATTGCCATTTTCGGTTTGCTGGGTTTTGAAAAGTCCAGAACCCTCTTGATTACCGTTTCGATCTTGTTGGAAGCCACCTGGATCTGCGAGGTGATGCGCCGGATCAATTCGAGACCCTCGGGTGCCAGGCTGTCGCCGGATGCGAGATCCTCCAGGGTGAAGAGATAGGAGTTGATGCCGGTCAGCGGGTTCCTGATCTCGTGGGCAATGCCTGCCGCCACCCTGCCCAGGGATGTCATCTTGTCCTTGATCATCACCAGGTCTTCCAATTCTCTGGCATGGGT
Protein-coding sequences here:
- the argJ gene encoding bifunctional glutamate N-acetyltransferase/amino-acid acetyltransferase ArgJ; translated protein: MTCPGFKAAGTHAGLKKNGEKDLGLIFSDVPAAAAGVFTTNRVKAAPVLLDMERIKSGTARAIIANSRNANCCTGARGMQDALAMGKAASAALGIDEKEVMVASTGVIGTPLPVGKIVTAAPGLAAALSSEGFMDCARAMMTTDTVPKLVHRRGEHAGKAFNVVGLAKGSGMIAPNMATMLCFVCTDIGADPGSLKTMLVTSVNNSLNTIIIDGDTSTNDTTLILANGLSGISLETPALKASFQRVLDDVLITLARALVKDGEGATKVVQIDVRGAVTSADARTVAETVANSPLVKTAVFGQDANWGRIAAAAGRAGIPLDPDRLDIFFNDVQIVSQGLSRGDRAEAAATTVLKLPEFSITIDLNGGPGEASVLTCDFSIDYVKINADYRS
- a CDS encoding rRNA pseudouridine synthase, whose protein sequence is MQPVRLQKFLSMAGFCSRRKGEVFITQGRVKVNGQTVTELGTKIDPANDRVEVDGQKLRRQEERIYIALNKPRGYVTSCAQDDASIVTDLIDIPQRVYPIGRLDKDSTGLLLLTNDGALHHRLLHPSFDHEKEYVVTTARPVSSKSIAAMRAGMVIQGEKTRPARVKKMSSHRLSIQLKEGKNRQIRRMIRKGNNHVTRLKRIRVAGIHLGDLPEGSWRYLTEKEILSLEG
- a CDS encoding response regulator, whose protein sequence is MAITRKKRLNMDPFETLKTKKTLLVDDDGLIRDSLDLAFTSRGCTIRTVESAEEGMEALKREHFDIIVSDYTLSGMNGMEFLKATDAFRPGSVRVLISGNVQANELEDKGNLGIHEFVEKPFTVLDLAGTLAGLIATVKKVDR
- a CDS encoding sigma-54 dependent transcriptional regulator; translation: MTDYSIFIVDDEEVAREGVSLALNREYRVRSFESAEAAIDALEERVPDLVLMDIGLPGMSGVEALQAMKSRYPDIVVIMITAFEDVDTVIKAMRLGAFDYMVKPLKMETLLGNIKNALETIAMRKEIQGLHEKVLKENLPCFIGESNVVQDVMEVVKKVAASPDTPVLIVGETGTGKELIAKAIHYRSPLFKGPLVSMNCAAIPKELVESELFGYEKGAFSGADARGKQGLVEQAADGTLFMDEVGDLSMSAQAKLLRFLEDGEYYRVGGTRKRSVRPRVVSATNRGLPGMISDGNFREDLYFRLAVVKIEVPSLNERREDILLIAKHFLLEFNKKFGKSFNRISLPAETALKSHEWTGNVRELKNIMERAVLMGEGVELTPEHLNLRGRPPAAPATATASGEGAMPRLTADGVDFSALMASIERRYFTDALEMAGGNESRAAKLLGLSRDKFRYRRKKCLDDR